One genomic window of Pelodiscus sinensis isolate JC-2024 chromosome 14, ASM4963464v1, whole genome shotgun sequence includes the following:
- the MCEE gene encoding methylmalonyl-CoA epimerase, mitochondrial isoform X1, with protein MAARAGRGAAGLLTRLQTTAPTVRALSMSHSLTQKVLCSLWKLGRLNHVAIAVPDLEKAQSFYKNVLGAQVSETVPLPEHGVYTVFVELGNTKLELLHPLGEKSPIAGFLQKNKAGGMHHICIEELEQAWAKYGPSSHQIQPTNAAGNPRQALCLHLPTCIPLRNVAAGRIFFKNC; from the exons GACTTCTTACCAGATTGCAAACTACAGCACCCACTGTACGGGCTTTATCTATGTCTCATTCCTTGACTCAAAAAGTTCTATGCTCTTTATGGAAACTCGGGCGACTCAATCATGTAGCAATTGCAGTTCCTGATTTGGAGAAGGCTCAGTCTTTTTACAAGAATGTTTTAGGAGCCCAAGTGAGTGAAACAGTTCCTCTTCCTGAACATGGTGTCTACACTGTTTTTGTGGAGCTGGGAAAtacaaagctggagctgctgcacccTCTAGGAGAGAAAAGTCCAATTgcaggttttctgcaaaaaaacaaagCTGGAGGAATGCATCATATCTGCATTGAG GAAttggagcaggcctgggcaaaatatggcccatcaagccaccagatccagcccacgaatgctgcagggaaccccaggcaggctctctgcttgcATCTCCCCACCTGCATACCGCTCAGAAACGTGGCTGCAGGGcggattttctttaaaaact GTTGA
- the MCEE gene encoding methylmalonyl-CoA epimerase, mitochondrial isoform X2 — MAARAGRGAAGLLTRLQTTAPTVRALSMSHSLTQKVLCSLWKLGRLNHVAIAVPDLEKAQSFYKNVLGAQVSETVPLPEHGVYTVFVELGNTKLELLHPLGEKSPIAGFLQKNKAGGMHHICIEVDDIKAAMSELHEKKIRILSEEPKIGAHGKPVIFLHPKDCDGVLVELEQA, encoded by the exons GACTTCTTACCAGATTGCAAACTACAGCACCCACTGTACGGGCTTTATCTATGTCTCATTCCTTGACTCAAAAAGTTCTATGCTCTTTATGGAAACTCGGGCGACTCAATCATGTAGCAATTGCAGTTCCTGATTTGGAGAAGGCTCAGTCTTTTTACAAGAATGTTTTAGGAGCCCAAGTGAGTGAAACAGTTCCTCTTCCTGAACATGGTGTCTACACTGTTTTTGTGGAGCTGGGAAAtacaaagctggagctgctgcacccTCTAGGAGAGAAAAGTCCAATTgcaggttttctgcaaaaaaacaaagCTGGAGGAATGCATCATATCTGCATTGAG GTTGATGACATAAAAGCAGCCATGTCAGAACTGCATGAAAAGAAGATCCGAATATTGAGTGAAGAGCCGAAAATAGGGGCGCATGGCAAACCAGTGATTTTTCTTCACCCTAAAGATTGTGATGGAGTCCTTGTAGAACTTGAACAAGCCTGA